One stretch of Miscanthus floridulus cultivar M001 chromosome 18, ASM1932011v1, whole genome shotgun sequence DNA includes these proteins:
- the LOC136523267 gene encoding uncharacterized protein, which produces MAITFDQEDHPNSVPHLRRYPLVVSMIMGTTRLTKMLMDGGSSLNILYASTLNKMGISRSNLCPSRPPFYGIVPAKEAMSLRCIRLNVTFGQPNNFHKKPLTFEVADFLDVYHALLDRPCFTKFMAVPNYTYLKLKMPGLKGIITIEGSFE; this is translated from the coding sequence ATGGCCATCACCTTCGACCAGGAAGACCACCCCAATAGTGTCCCTCATCTGAGACGCTACCCGCTCGTGGTCAGCATGATCATGGGCACCACACGCCTCACCAAGATGCTGATGGACgggggcagcagcctcaacatactctacgccAGCACCCTCAACAAGATGGGCATCTCCCGTAGCAACCTGTGCCCTAGCAGGCCACCGTTCTACGGGATCGTGCCAGCGAAGGAAGCCATGTCCCTCAGATGCATTCGGCTCAACGTCACCTTCGGCCAACCAAACAACTTCCACAAGAAGccactcaccttcgaggtggctGACTTCCTCGACGTTTACCACGCCCTCCTCGATCGACCGtgcttcaccaagttcatggccgtccccaactacacctacctaaagctcaagatgcctggCCTGAAGGGGATCATCACCATCGAGGGTAGTTTCGAGTAA